From a single Alkalihalophilus pseudofirmus genomic region:
- the mtrB gene encoding trp RNA-binding attenuation protein MtrB, with protein MSNENQFFVIKAKENGVNVIGLTRGSDTRFHHSEKLDKGEVMIAQFTEHTSAVKVRGKAVIQTSHGTMDTEE; from the coding sequence ATGAGCAATGAAAATCAATTTTTTGTGATAAAAGCAAAAGAAAATGGTGTAAATGTGATAGGGCTTACAAGAGGGTCGGATACACGCTTTCATCATTCAGAGAAACTTGATAAGGGAGAGGTTATGATTGCTCAGTTTACTGAACATACTTCTGCCGTCAAAGTGCGGGGAAAAGCAGTGATTCAGACAAGCCACGGCACAATGGATACGGAAGAATAA
- a CDS encoding heptaprenyl diphosphate synthase component 1: MVRISQFNDKVRELKKSFNSLTKHSYLERYIEVPAIDEDKVRFLYAMLSEHASKKEAKAYTLAAVLAQAALDVHEAISLHKLQTDSVRKNRQLTVLAGDYYSSLYYYLLAEEKQIPMIRIFSHSIQEINEHKMNIYEADELTYTDAKRNVEKAESILLQNIANHYNQNYWKEIFNDFFFLKRLVFERNEFIKGKNLPIMETLFQEARHPDSVLALCEQKIEDLKDKLLNTSQRLQKYEGFIIEHIDQLINTTDYDEYVAEKG, encoded by the coding sequence ATGGTGAGGATCAGTCAGTTTAATGACAAAGTAAGAGAACTAAAAAAAAGCTTTAACAGCTTAACGAAGCATTCTTATTTAGAGCGCTATATTGAAGTGCCGGCTATTGATGAGGACAAGGTGCGCTTTTTATATGCGATGCTAAGTGAACATGCATCAAAAAAAGAAGCAAAAGCATATACATTGGCAGCTGTGCTGGCTCAAGCTGCACTTGATGTACATGAAGCGATCTCCCTCCATAAACTCCAAACAGATTCCGTACGAAAAAATCGTCAGCTTACAGTGCTCGCTGGTGATTATTACAGCAGTCTTTATTATTATTTACTAGCAGAAGAAAAGCAAATTCCTATGATTCGCATCTTCAGTCATTCGATTCAGGAAATAAATGAACATAAGATGAATATCTACGAGGCAGATGAGCTTACATACACTGATGCAAAAAGAAATGTAGAAAAAGCAGAATCGATTCTTTTGCAAAATATAGCAAATCATTATAATCAAAATTACTGGAAGGAAATCTTTAATGATTTCTTCTTTTTAAAACGGTTGGTCTTTGAACGCAATGAGTTTATAAAAGGTAAGAACTTGCCCATTATGGAGACTTTATTTCAAGAAGCAAGGCACCCAGATTCAGTGCTTGCGTTATGTGAACAAAAAATAGAAGACTTAAAGGACAAGCTTTTAAATACAAGCCAGCGTCTTCAAAAATATGAGGGCTTTATTATTGAACATATTGATCAGTTAATCAATACAACGGACTACGATGAGTACGTAGCAGAAAAAGGGTGA
- a CDS encoding demethylmenaquinone methyltransferase, with amino-acid sequence MTQTKEERVHQVFESIYKRYDMMNSVISFQRHKAWRKDTMKRMNVQPGDHALDVCCGTADWTIALGEAVGHNGKVEGLDFSKNMLLIGEEKVKEHKMKHVSLRHGNAMELPYADETFDVVTIGFGLRNVPDYMQVLKEMHRVVKKGGKVVCLETSQPTIPVFKNLYFFYFRRVMPVFGKVFAKSYDEYSWLQESTMSFPNREKLAEMFREAGFERVDVKPYSGGVACMHLGVKGKN; translated from the coding sequence ATGACTCAAACGAAAGAAGAACGTGTTCACCAAGTGTTTGAATCGATCTACAAGCGATACGATATGATGAACTCAGTTATATCTTTTCAACGTCATAAGGCTTGGCGGAAAGATACGATGAAAAGAATGAATGTACAGCCAGGTGATCATGCTCTGGATGTTTGCTGCGGGACAGCAGATTGGACGATTGCCCTTGGGGAAGCTGTAGGTCATAACGGTAAAGTCGAAGGACTTGATTTTAGCAAGAATATGTTATTAATCGGGGAAGAAAAGGTTAAGGAACATAAAATGAAGCACGTTTCCTTGCGTCATGGTAATGCTATGGAGCTGCCTTATGCTGATGAAACCTTTGATGTTGTCACAATCGGCTTTGGGTTAAGAAATGTACCCGACTACATGCAAGTATTAAAAGAGATGCACCGGGTCGTAAAAAAAGGAGGAAAAGTGGTTTGTTTAGAAACATCGCAGCCTACAATTCCTGTCTTTAAAAACCTCTATTTCTTTTATTTCCGCAGGGTCATGCCTGTTTTTGGTAAAGTGTTTGCTAAAAGTTATGACGAATATTCATGGTTACAAGAGTCAACGATGTCGTTCCCAAATCGAGAGAAGCTGGCTGAGATGTTCCGTGAAGCTGGATTTGAACGTGTTGACGTGAAGCCTTACTCTGGAGGGGTAGCTTGTATGCACCTTGGGGTAAAGGGTAAAAATTAG